Proteins encoded by one window of Pirellulales bacterium:
- a CDS encoding insulinase family protein, which translates to MPSAKSDDAALKASAALYDGVREETLANGLRVYLKPFPTSPVVTTMVAYKVGSADEDLDNTGLSHYLEHLMFKGTDKLMPGDIDHQTLINGGANNAYTSTDYTIFHFDLAADRWEMSLGVEADRMRNLKIDARHEFQQEKGAVIAELSRDEDEPWDLEQKAILPLLFGPKNPYGHPVIGQRKQVEDATATIIKAHYDKWYHPNNATLIVCGGIDPDRALATIKKLFGPIPKEALPERKPTVPIEHKAPVHHEFTSKFEVPRMLMGFNTVDSNDPDLPALEVAQSVLSGGKTSRFYKKFIEGEEIASSADAFHTWGRYPGWFGVQLELLPGKERNHAEELVLAEFKRLANEPVPKDEMDRVRQGIIAGAIFDRESVHNMADNMAQGLTNNDLPWLKAMLPRLAAVTAADIQRVAKKYLDPEKRVVVWSVPKPEESKGAGADAPAMRRQSLLGSAFPGRAWEREPRRGAMRLSLSRRDDSASATAGAGASPPAEFSLEDTKRFVLPNGLVLLLWENHRLPIVVASAHVSQVALREPAEQAGLAALMGGLLDEGTTKHTGPEIAELIENVGGSLSLSSSGGTVKVL; encoded by the coding sequence GTCTGCCGCTCTCTACGACGGCGTCCGCGAGGAAACGCTCGCCAACGGCCTGCGGGTCTACTTGAAGCCGTTCCCGACCTCGCCGGTGGTCACGACGATGGTCGCTTACAAGGTCGGATCGGCCGACGAGGATCTCGATAACACGGGCCTGTCGCATTACCTCGAACACCTGATGTTCAAGGGGACCGACAAGCTCATGCCGGGCGACATCGATCATCAAACGCTCATCAACGGGGGGGCGAATAACGCCTACACCTCAACCGACTACACGATCTTTCATTTCGATTTGGCGGCCGATCGCTGGGAGATGTCCCTGGGAGTCGAGGCCGACCGGATGCGGAATCTCAAGATCGACGCGCGTCACGAGTTTCAGCAGGAGAAAGGGGCGGTGATCGCCGAGCTGAGCCGCGATGAAGACGAGCCTTGGGACCTCGAGCAGAAAGCGATTCTGCCGCTGTTGTTCGGCCCCAAGAATCCGTATGGTCATCCCGTGATCGGGCAGCGGAAGCAAGTGGAAGACGCCACGGCCACGATTATCAAGGCCCATTACGACAAATGGTATCATCCCAACAACGCCACGCTGATCGTCTGCGGCGGCATCGATCCGGATCGAGCGCTGGCGACGATCAAGAAGCTCTTCGGCCCGATCCCGAAAGAGGCGCTTCCTGAGCGCAAGCCGACCGTGCCCATCGAGCACAAGGCGCCGGTGCATCACGAATTCACCTCGAAGTTCGAGGTGCCGCGGATGTTGATGGGCTTCAACACGGTGGATAGCAATGATCCCGATCTGCCGGCCCTCGAAGTGGCCCAAAGCGTGCTCAGCGGCGGCAAGACCAGTCGCTTTTACAAGAAGTTCATCGAAGGGGAAGAGATCGCCAGCTCGGCCGACGCCTTCCACACCTGGGGGCGCTATCCGGGTTGGTTCGGCGTGCAGCTTGAATTGCTCCCCGGCAAGGAACGCAACCATGCCGAGGAATTGGTGCTGGCCGAGTTCAAGCGGTTAGCCAATGAGCCCGTGCCGAAGGATGAAATGGACCGAGTACGGCAAGGGATCATCGCCGGCGCCATCTTCGATCGCGAGAGCGTCCACAATATGGCCGACAACATGGCCCAGGGGCTGACGAATAACGATCTGCCGTGGCTCAAGGCGATGCTGCCGCGGCTGGCGGCGGTGACTGCGGCCGATATTCAGCGCGTGGCGAAGAAGTATCTCGATCCGGAAAAACGGGTTGTAGTTTGGTCGGTGCCGAAGCCGGAGGAGAGCAAAGGGGCCGGTGCCGATGCGCCGGCGATGAGAAGGCAGAGCCTTCTAGGCAGTGCGTTCCCAGGCAGAGCTTGGGAACGAGAGCCGCGGCGCGGAGCGATGCGGTTATCGCTAAGTCGCCGCGACGATTCGGCGTCGGCCACGGCCGGCGCGGGAGCGAGCCCTCCGGCAGAGTTCTCGCTCGAGGACACGAAGCGGTTCGTATTGCCGAACGGCTTGGTGCTGTTGCTATGGGAGAATCATCGGCTGCCGATTGTCGTTGCGTCAGCGCATGTCTCGCAGGTCGCCCTGCGCGAACCGGCGGAGCAGGCCGGTCTGGCTGCGCTCATGGGTGGGCTGCTGGATGAGGGCACGACAAAACATACGGGGCCGGAGATCGCGGAGTTGATCGAGAACGTCGGCGGATCGCTGTCGCTCAGCTCCTCCGGCGGCACGGTCAAGGTGTTG